One window of the Leucobacter komagatae genome contains the following:
- a CDS encoding ATP-dependent helicase, translating to MTGDAGGILDALDPDQRQIAEALRGPVSVLAGAGTGKTRAITHRIAYGVKTGAYDPQRVLAVTFTRKAAGELQGRLRELGADGVRARTFHGAALAQLSHFWPQFVGGDAPQVLPGKVAAISQTVESMGLRLGAETLRDIAAEIEWRKVSLLSIDAYAQHLPLRPALAGVDSEKLIDIHDGYTKLLEERKQIDFEDVLVLLSGMLEVEPRAALQVREQYRFFTVDEFQDVSPLQHHLLKLWLGARDDLCVVGDASQTIYSFAGASSSFLLRFGAEYPNAREFRLERNYRSTPPIVLGANKLMRDKPGALQLSPMRGVEGTGDGAPASARGVTPTPPQFSWFQTEQDEARAVAQAIRMARASGTPASDIAVLYRTNAQSARIEEALASEGIPIRVHGAQRFYDRADVRRAILLIRGQAKAGDDRPLFQIVSDMLREVGWSAKPPEGSAERERWEALNSILSLADEMPAGTTIVKFSEELLARQRSQHEPKVEAVTLSAVHAAKGLEWPLVHVVGLSEGIFPISHAQTEQAIEEERRLAYVAFTRARDVLLLSGFASAARVSRVPSRFVAEAGVGH from the coding sequence GTGACGGGCGACGCCGGGGGCATCCTCGACGCGCTCGACCCCGACCAGCGCCAGATCGCCGAGGCCCTTCGCGGGCCGGTCTCCGTGCTCGCGGGCGCGGGAACGGGCAAGACCCGCGCGATCACCCACCGCATCGCCTACGGCGTCAAAACGGGCGCGTACGATCCGCAGCGCGTGCTCGCGGTGACCTTCACCCGGAAGGCCGCGGGCGAGCTGCAGGGGAGGCTGCGCGAGCTCGGCGCCGACGGCGTCCGAGCGCGTACCTTCCACGGAGCGGCGCTCGCGCAGCTCAGCCATTTCTGGCCGCAGTTCGTCGGGGGAGACGCGCCGCAGGTGCTCCCCGGCAAGGTTGCCGCGATCTCGCAGACCGTCGAATCGATGGGGTTGCGGCTCGGCGCCGAGACCCTTCGCGACATTGCCGCCGAGATCGAGTGGCGAAAGGTGTCGCTGCTGAGTATCGACGCGTACGCGCAGCACCTCCCGCTCAGGCCAGCGCTCGCCGGGGTAGACAGCGAAAAGCTCATTGATATTCACGACGGATACACGAAGCTCCTCGAAGAGCGAAAGCAGATCGACTTCGAGGATGTGCTCGTGCTGCTCTCCGGCATGCTCGAGGTCGAGCCGCGCGCCGCGCTGCAGGTTCGCGAACAGTACCGCTTCTTCACCGTCGACGAGTTCCAAGACGTTTCGCCCCTCCAGCACCACCTGCTGAAGCTCTGGCTCGGCGCGCGCGACGACCTGTGCGTCGTCGGCGACGCGAGCCAGACCATCTACTCGTTTGCCGGGGCATCGAGCTCGTTCCTGCTACGGTTCGGCGCCGAGTACCCGAACGCGCGCGAGTTCCGGCTTGAACGCAACTACCGGTCGACTCCGCCGATCGTGCTCGGGGCGAACAAGCTCATGCGCGACAAGCCTGGCGCGCTGCAGCTCAGCCCCATGCGCGGTGTCGAGGGCACAGGCGACGGCGCTCCGGCGTCAGCGCGGGGGGTCACACCCACGCCCCCGCAGTTCTCCTGGTTCCAAACGGAGCAGGACGAGGCGCGCGCCGTCGCCCAGGCGATCAGGATGGCCCGCGCGAGCGGCACCCCGGCCTCAGACATCGCGGTGCTGTACCGCACCAACGCGCAGTCAGCGAGGATCGAGGAAGCGCTCGCGAGCGAAGGCATCCCGATCCGTGTACACGGTGCGCAGCGGTTCTACGACCGAGCCGACGTTCGACGGGCGATCCTCCTCATCCGCGGCCAGGCGAAGGCAGGCGACGATAGGCCACTGTTCCAGATCGTGAGCGACATGCTGCGGGAGGTGGGGTGGTCAGCCAAGCCACCCGAGGGCTCCGCGGAGCGCGAGCGCTGGGAGGCGCTCAACTCGATCCTCTCGCTCGCCGACGAGATGCCGGCCGGCACGACGATCGTGAAGTTCAGTGAGGAGCTCCTCGCGCGCCAGCGCTCGCAGCACGAGCCCAAGGTGGAGGCCGTGACGCTGAGCGCGGTGCACGCCGCGAAGGGCCTCGAGTGGCCGCTCGTGCACGTCGTCGGGCTGAGCGAAGGGATCTTTCCGATCTCTCACGCGCAGACCGAGCAGGCGATCGAGGAGGAACGGCGGCTCGCCTACGTCGCCTTCACTCGTGCGCGCGACGTGCTGCTCCTCTCGGGGTTCGCGAGCGCGGCCCGGGTGTCTCGCGTGCCGTCTCGATTTGTGGCGGAGGCCGGGGTCGGGCACTGA
- a CDS encoding phosphotransferase, producing the protein MASLTLTLAALATSAVPGLVAVAVRPHHSAGEEFAAAVLTTPDDEVIVSVPRTQQAETQQSAALLGLAALTDGARAELPFEVPRSLGMTRAGDTRAVATTYLPGARFDVSDLASDAILIDSIAGSLAAIHSLPRSVAQQGGLVERTARDQRLLVTRLVDRAQATRYLPETVNARWNEVLEAAELWDFEPRMVHGAFTADALLVDDDRVVGVLDWSGLSVGDPASDLAWLLEAGDGVFDAVVSRYAKRSGVGDSAALRGRAALYHELEIAKWLLHGVDAHDSEVIDDAVGMLDRLVDRLSILEAPVPGRNPINEAAAIELLEQTPDVPDRLSETAAFEALDEDRMFGFDTDFIEPLPSDSNSSDAEGDDAGDAQDEQLTEPVDELLTEPISDDDLPARPRD; encoded by the coding sequence ATGGCGTCCCTCACCCTCACCCTCGCAGCGCTCGCAACATCGGCGGTGCCCGGCCTCGTCGCGGTCGCGGTGCGGCCGCACCACTCGGCGGGCGAGGAGTTCGCCGCCGCCGTGCTGACAACGCCAGACGACGAGGTCATCGTGAGCGTGCCGCGCACCCAGCAGGCCGAAACGCAGCAGTCGGCCGCGCTGCTCGGGCTCGCGGCCCTCACCGACGGCGCCCGCGCCGAGCTCCCGTTCGAGGTGCCGCGCTCGCTCGGCATGACGCGCGCCGGTGACACGCGCGCGGTCGCGACAACGTACCTTCCCGGCGCGCGATTTGATGTCTCGGATCTTGCGTCTGACGCGATCCTCATCGACTCGATTGCGGGGAGTCTCGCCGCGATCCATTCGCTCCCGCGGAGCGTCGCTCAGCAGGGCGGCCTCGTGGAGCGAACCGCTCGGGATCAGCGCCTGCTCGTGACCCGGCTCGTCGACCGGGCGCAGGCCACCCGCTATCTGCCCGAGACAGTGAATGCGCGCTGGAATGAGGTGCTGGAGGCGGCCGAGCTGTGGGACTTCGAGCCGCGCATGGTGCACGGTGCGTTCACGGCCGATGCGCTGCTCGTCGACGACGACCGCGTGGTCGGGGTGCTCGACTGGTCAGGGCTGTCTGTCGGTGACCCGGCGAGCGACCTGGCGTGGCTGCTCGAAGCCGGCGACGGAGTCTTCGACGCCGTGGTCTCGCGGTACGCGAAGCGCTCCGGCGTCGGGGATTCGGCCGCCCTGCGCGGCAGAGCGGCGCTCTACCACGAGCTCGAGATTGCGAAGTGGCTCTTGCACGGCGTCGACGCGCACGACAGCGAAGTTATCGACGACGCCGTCGGCATGCTTGACCGCCTCGTTGACCGGCTCAGCATTCTCGAGGCTCCCGTTCCCGGCCGCAACCCCATCAACGAAGCAGCCGCGATCGAACTGCTCGAGCAGACACCCGACGTGCCAGACAGGCTCTCGGAGACGGCCGCGTTCGAGGCCCTCGATGAGGATCGCATGTTCGGCTTCGACACCGACTTCATCGAGCCGCTCCCCAGTGACTCCAATTCGAGTGATGCTGAGGGAGACGACGCGGGTGACGCGCAAGACGAGCAGCTCACCGAGCCCGTTGACGAACTGTTGACCGAGCCGATCAGCGACGACGATCTCCCTGCTCGCCCGCGCGACTAG
- a CDS encoding zinc-dependent metalloprotease: MSNDDMQPDGPNDSSGPNFEELQRMLQNMLSGQQDGELDPSVLANAAGISADPAVLNALFSTLRGAMSNPSDKIDWSVARRTALDAAGGETSADPGPANRAFPLASLWLDEATELGPVSDSPRTVNRIEWVQRSIDTWISLAEPVAESVSQALMNSMSTQLPEEMAAALQQATPMLRSVGGALFAVQLGSIVGQLSGEVVSAGDVGIPLFEGPGFEGGALLPSGIQKFAEGLDQDLEAVTLYLAVRELAHARLFRHTKWLRLHLLTAITDYARGIHIDTDRIEELSRDLDPSQPEQIQEILASGALIPPKTASQEAAHERLETMLALIEGWVDIVTEDATSRLPGAGAIAEMVRRRRATGGPGERAFAALAGLELRPRRLREAAAMWRAVADRGGIAARDGLWSHPDIMPTAEELDAPDLLLSRIGLLGDGAPEADPFDDELRKLLSSELPSNDGDTAAGHGEAPEDDSPEDTPKQ; encoded by the coding sequence GTGAGCAACGACGATATGCAGCCAGACGGCCCCAACGACTCGTCGGGGCCAAACTTTGAGGAACTGCAGCGGATGCTGCAGAACATGCTGAGCGGTCAACAGGACGGCGAGCTTGATCCGAGCGTGCTCGCCAATGCTGCCGGCATCTCGGCAGACCCCGCGGTGCTGAACGCGCTGTTCTCGACGCTGCGCGGGGCGATGTCGAACCCGAGCGACAAGATTGACTGGTCGGTCGCGCGCCGCACCGCGCTCGATGCCGCTGGTGGCGAGACATCTGCGGATCCCGGTCCGGCGAACCGCGCCTTCCCACTCGCGTCACTGTGGCTCGATGAGGCGACCGAGCTCGGCCCGGTGTCTGACTCGCCGCGCACGGTCAACAGGATCGAGTGGGTTCAGCGGTCGATTGACACGTGGATCAGCCTGGCGGAGCCCGTCGCGGAGTCCGTTTCACAGGCGCTCATGAACTCGATGAGCACGCAGCTCCCCGAGGAGATGGCCGCAGCGTTGCAGCAGGCGACCCCAATGCTTCGAAGCGTCGGCGGCGCACTGTTCGCCGTGCAGCTCGGCTCGATCGTCGGGCAGCTCTCGGGCGAGGTCGTCTCGGCCGGCGACGTTGGGATCCCGCTCTTTGAGGGCCCGGGATTCGAGGGCGGGGCGCTCTTGCCGAGCGGCATTCAGAAGTTCGCGGAGGGCCTGGATCAGGATCTCGAGGCGGTCACCCTCTACCTCGCCGTGCGCGAGCTCGCGCACGCGCGGCTGTTCCGGCACACCAAGTGGCTGCGGCTGCACCTCCTTACGGCGATCACGGATTACGCGCGCGGGATCCATATCGATACCGACCGGATCGAGGAGCTGTCGCGCGATTTGGATCCGTCGCAACCGGAACAGATTCAGGAGATCCTCGCGAGCGGCGCGCTCATTCCGCCGAAGACCGCGTCGCAGGAGGCCGCTCACGAGCGCCTCGAGACGATGCTCGCGCTCATCGAGGGCTGGGTTGACATCGTGACCGAAGACGCGACGAGCCGCCTTCCGGGCGCGGGTGCGATCGCGGAGATGGTGCGCCGACGCCGCGCGACGGGCGGGCCAGGCGAACGTGCCTTCGCCGCGCTCGCGGGCCTGGAACTGCGCCCGCGCAGGCTCCGTGAGGCCGCCGCGATGTGGCGGGCTGTCGCTGACCGCGGTGGCATCGCCGCCCGCGACGGGCTCTGGTCACACCCCGACATCATGCCGACAGCTGAGGAGCTCGACGCTCCCGATCTGCTGCTCAGCCGAATCGGCCTGCTCGGCGACGGTGCGCCCGAAGCTGACCCATTTGACGATGAGCTGCGTAAGCTGCTGAGCAGCGAGCTGCCCTCGAACGACGGCGACACCGCGGCCGGCCACGGTGAGGCGCCTGAGGACGATTCCCCCGAGGACACGCCCAAGCAGTAG
- the nudC gene encoding NAD(+) diphosphatase → MSVERVPLAGGLIDRDAPTRGSAEALEAAWAAPGALVLRVSGPNIPVTEASRGLALLPTSAVPTPASERVYLGRRDGTPVFAVAANAEASEGAGDAGAEGPAGPAAEPGVSWRHTFQAALHLEPAERELVTMALAVLRWHESATFSPRDGEPTEVADGGWSRRTAGGAELFPRTDPAVIVLITHGDRVLLGSNVLWESGRFSLLAGFVEAGETLENAVRREVFEEAGVRVGEVTYVASQPWPFPRSLMLGFRAELAEGQDPEALIADPTEISELRWFTRDEVRSPHAGLGLPGALSIAGWMLDSWARGDVS, encoded by the coding sequence ATGAGTGTGGAACGCGTGCCATTGGCTGGGGGACTGATCGATCGAGACGCGCCGACGCGCGGCTCGGCCGAAGCCCTCGAAGCGGCCTGGGCGGCTCCCGGCGCGCTCGTGCTGCGCGTGAGTGGCCCCAACATCCCCGTGACGGAAGCCAGCCGCGGCCTTGCGCTGCTGCCGACCTCCGCGGTGCCCACGCCCGCGTCTGAACGGGTGTACCTTGGGCGGCGCGACGGAACACCCGTGTTTGCCGTGGCCGCGAACGCGGAAGCGAGCGAGGGTGCAGGGGATGCGGGTGCCGAGGGGCCCGCAGGACCCGCTGCCGAGCCGGGCGTGAGCTGGCGGCACACCTTCCAAGCGGCGCTGCACCTCGAACCGGCAGAGCGCGAGCTCGTCACGATGGCGCTCGCCGTGCTGCGGTGGCACGAGTCTGCCACGTTCTCGCCCCGCGACGGTGAGCCCACCGAGGTCGCCGACGGCGGGTGGTCGCGGCGAACCGCGGGCGGTGCTGAGCTGTTTCCGCGCACGGACCCCGCGGTCATCGTGCTGATTACTCACGGCGACCGGGTGCTGCTCGGCTCGAACGTGCTCTGGGAATCCGGGCGGTTCTCGCTGCTCGCGGGGTTCGTTGAGGCTGGCGAGACCCTTGAGAACGCGGTGCGGCGCGAGGTGTTCGAGGAGGCCGGGGTGCGCGTGGGCGAGGTGACCTACGTTGCTTCGCAGCCATGGCCGTTCCCGCGCTCCCTCATGCTCGGGTTCCGGGCCGAGCTCGCCGAGGGGCAAGACCCCGAGGCGCTCATCGCAGACCCCACCGAGATCTCCGAGCTTCGCTGGTTCACCCGCGATGAAGTGCGCTCACCGCACGCGGGGCTCGGCCTTCCCGGCGCCCTGTCGATCGCCGGCTGGATGCTCGACAGCTGGGCGCGGGGCGACGTCTCGTGA
- a CDS encoding Cmx/CmrA family chloramphenicol efflux MFS transporter produces the protein MPFALYLLALVVFAMGTSEFMLAGLVPDISSHFDVSVGTAGLLTSAFAAGMVIGAPTMAALTRRLPVKSTLLGCVFVFAAAHVVGALTAEFSVLFITRVIAAIVNAGFLAVALGAATKLVAPDAKGRAVAVLLAGTTVATVAGVPAGALLGAALGWQSTFWAIALLCAPAAIGIAVGFTNQADDTSREDSSSTSLRVELAQLASPRLVLTMMVASLVNAGTFATLTFLAPIVTDTAGMSQWSVSVALVLFGVGSFMGVTVAGRLSDARPRIVIVAGGSGLLLGWIALTFFATNPVALLGLVFAQGVLGFAVGSTLITRVLYSAAGAPTMAGSYATAALNVGAAVGPVLAAAALGVVPGALGPVWVAVITTAAALLLTISLLRLIAPAKS, from the coding sequence ATGCCTTTCGCTCTCTATCTTCTTGCCCTGGTGGTATTCGCCATGGGCACTTCCGAGTTCATGCTCGCCGGCCTCGTGCCCGACATCTCCTCACACTTCGATGTCTCCGTGGGAACCGCTGGTCTTCTGACATCGGCGTTTGCCGCAGGCATGGTGATCGGCGCACCTACGATGGCCGCGCTCACTCGTCGCCTCCCTGTGAAATCGACACTCTTGGGTTGCGTGTTTGTATTCGCGGCGGCACATGTCGTCGGGGCGCTGACCGCTGAGTTCAGTGTTCTGTTCATCACGCGTGTGATCGCCGCGATTGTCAATGCGGGCTTCTTGGCGGTCGCGCTGGGTGCGGCGACGAAGCTCGTGGCACCCGACGCTAAAGGTCGGGCCGTGGCGGTTCTGCTGGCGGGTACCACCGTCGCAACCGTCGCCGGCGTCCCGGCGGGTGCTCTACTTGGTGCGGCACTTGGCTGGCAATCGACGTTCTGGGCGATCGCTCTACTCTGTGCCCCCGCTGCGATCGGCATTGCCGTGGGCTTCACCAATCAAGCTGACGACACGTCAAGGGAGGATTCGTCCTCGACCTCGCTGCGGGTGGAGTTGGCGCAGCTTGCCTCTCCGCGCCTCGTTCTAACGATGATGGTGGCTTCCCTGGTGAATGCCGGCACCTTTGCGACGCTGACCTTCCTCGCGCCGATCGTTACAGATACCGCCGGCATGAGCCAGTGGTCGGTGTCGGTGGCGCTTGTGCTCTTCGGCGTCGGTTCCTTCATGGGTGTCACTGTTGCAGGACGGCTCTCGGATGCCCGACCTCGAATCGTGATCGTGGCCGGGGGAAGCGGTCTTTTGCTCGGGTGGATCGCGTTGACGTTCTTCGCGACGAACCCCGTTGCCCTGCTCGGGCTCGTTTTCGCGCAGGGTGTGTTGGGGTTCGCTGTCGGGAGCACGCTGATTACGCGAGTGCTGTATTCGGCAGCGGGTGCGCCCACCATGGCGGGCTCGTACGCGACCGCGGCACTCAACGTGGGCGCAGCAGTCGGTCCCGTGCTGGCCGCTGCCGCGCTCGGCGTGGTACCCGGCGCGCTCGGACCCGTATGGGTGGCCGTCATCACGACCGCAGCCGCCTTGCTGCTCACCATTTCCCTTCTACGGCTGATCGCACCCGCCAAGAGCTAA